The Dehalogenimonas lykanthroporepellens BL-DC-9 genome includes a window with the following:
- a CDS encoding hypothetical protein (KEGG: ehi:EHI_098440 hypothetical protein), with amino-acid sequence MDERSIEERIRKEAEKLAEQRKRRSVRETAEPTKPTAAPDEPRLEKPTNATGRLSKEQIQQAVREESGMAEMSDKEKSRQEAEERRRAEQTAREKAEAEKKARKEAEIQARLDRQRQEQEAKEKAEAEKKAQKEAEIQARLEKQRQEQEAKEQAEAEKKARKEAELQARLDKQRQEQEAKEQAEAEKKARKEAELQARLEKQRQEQEAKEQAEAEKKARKEAEKLAKLAAGNTKSVVEPETVETPQAAPESPAPPPEPDTLPAESADDLPAGSYVMKLRSFSAPEVGAVKEILLNAEGCKLTALSGNAQGVEMKVSLQTPLPLLAWLRAVPVVKHIDYHDGVILLDTLPPPEK; translated from the coding sequence ACCGCCGCACCCGATGAGCCCCGCCTGGAAAAGCCAACCAATGCGACAGGTCGTCTGTCAAAGGAACAGATACAACAGGCAGTACGGGAAGAAAGCGGGATGGCCGAAATGTCAGATAAAGAAAAATCCCGGCAGGAAGCCGAAGAGCGCCGTCGCGCGGAGCAGACAGCCAGGGAAAAGGCCGAAGCCGAGAAGAAAGCCCGGAAAGAAGCTGAGATTCAGGCCAGACTCGACAGACAGCGTCAGGAGCAGGAAGCCAAAGAAAAGGCCGAGGCCGAGAAGAAAGCTCAAAAAGAAGCCGAGATTCAGGCCAGACTCGAAAAACAGCGTCAGGAGCAGGAAGCTAAGGAACAGGCCGAAGCCGAGAAGAAGGCCCGGAAAGAAGCCGAACTCCAGGCCAGACTCGACAAACAGCGTCAGGAGCAGGAAGCTAAGGAACAGGCCGAAGCCGAGAAGAAGGCCCGGAAAGAAGCCGAACTCCAGGCCAGACTCGAAAAACAGCGTCAGGAGCAGGAAGCTAAGGAACAGGCCGAAGCCGAGAAGAAAGCCCGGAAAGAAGCTGAGAAGCTGGCCAAACTGGCCGCAGGCAATACCAAATCCGTCGTCGAACCCGAAACCGTTGAAACACCTCAAGCAGCGCCCGAATCACCGGCGCCCCCGCCCGAACCGGACACCCTGCCCGCCGAAAGTGCCGATGATCTGCCGGCCGGCAGTTATGTTATGAAACTACGCAGTTTCAGCGCCCCGGAAGTCGGCGCCGTCAAGGAAATACTGCTGAATGCCGAAGGCTGTAAGCTGACCGCTTTATCCGGAAACGCCCAGGGTGTCGAGATGAAGGTATCTCTGCAAACTCCATTGCCGTTGCTGGCGTGGCTTCGGGCGGTGCCGGTAGTAAAGCACATCGACTACCATGACGGGGTCATTTTGCTGGATACCCTGCCGCCACCGGAAAAATAA
- a CDS encoding Tagatose-bisphosphate aldolase (KEGG: det:DET1345 tagatose 1,6-diphosphate aldolase~PFAM: deoxyribose-phosphate aldolase/phospho-2-dehydro-3-deoxyheptonate aldolase) — protein MEYELTIGKIRGLRQLADDSGLFIMTAMDHRGSLEKGLCRRPDTDCYTAMKEFKLDLCRALAPQSSAVLLDPIYGAAQAIRAGALPGNTGLLVSVEATGYEGGKTARVTRLLEGWGVDKIKKMGASAVKMLVYFRPDAGELTRIQLDTVARTAEDCREHDIPFLVEPVSYALDGETPEAFGAVKTSIVVRTAELMTALPIDVLKAEFPADMKLVTDDVDLLDACRALDTASARPWVILSAGADYEVFRRQVELACRAGASGFLGGRAIWQEAVGMTDRDTRQSFFETTAVNRLLELIEVTRRWGRPWTARGLPESVIEPNGNWYRDYR, from the coding sequence ATGGAATATGAACTGACCATCGGTAAAATCCGGGGTCTGAGGCAACTGGCGGATGATTCGGGGCTGTTTATCATGACTGCCATGGATCATCGGGGCTCGCTGGAAAAGGGCCTTTGCCGCCGTCCGGATACCGACTGTTATACGGCCATGAAGGAATTCAAGCTGGATCTCTGCCGCGCCCTGGCGCCTCAATCGTCGGCGGTACTGCTTGACCCCATTTACGGCGCCGCCCAGGCAATCAGGGCCGGCGCTCTGCCGGGCAATACCGGCCTGCTGGTCAGCGTGGAAGCCACCGGATATGAAGGCGGCAAGACCGCCCGCGTTACCCGTTTGCTGGAAGGCTGGGGAGTGGATAAAATCAAGAAAATGGGGGCCTCGGCGGTCAAGATGCTGGTTTATTTCCGCCCTGATGCCGGGGAGCTTACCCGGATTCAACTCGATACCGTTGCCCGCACTGCCGAGGATTGCCGGGAACATGATATCCCTTTCCTGGTCGAGCCGGTAAGCTACGCCCTTGACGGGGAAACCCCGGAGGCATTCGGCGCTGTGAAAACAAGTATTGTTGTCCGCACGGCGGAACTGATGACCGCCCTGCCGATAGACGTTCTCAAAGCGGAATTTCCGGCTGATATGAAACTGGTGACCGACGATGTCGACCTGCTGGATGCCTGCCGGGCTCTGGATACTGCTTCGGCCAGGCCGTGGGTCATTCTGTCGGCCGGGGCGGATTATGAAGTGTTCCGGCGACAGGTGGAACTGGCCTGCCGGGCCGGGGCCTCCGGCTTTCTGGGCGGACGGGCTATCTGGCAGGAAGCGGTGGGTATGACCGACCGGGATACCAGACAATCCTTTTTCGAAACTACCGCGGTGAATCGTTTACTGGAATTGATTGAGGTGACGCGCCGTTGGGGACGGCCCTGGACGGCCAGGGGATTGCCGGAGAGCGTCATCGAACCGAACGGTAACTGGTACCGGGATTATCGGTAA